In a genomic window of Lycium ferocissimum isolate CSIRO_LF1 chromosome 9, AGI_CSIRO_Lferr_CH_V1, whole genome shotgun sequence:
- the LOC132030945 gene encoding zinc finger CCCH domain-containing protein 20-like, with translation MIGKRSLLNPTVDVPPWSYTDHDQTANNMHFMLSPSTNSNSTPNFNNFTDQEDNYSMFHVDEFDDIELPVDVYACDNFRMYEFKVKKCARGRSHDWTECPFVHPGEKARRRDPRKYHYSGTACPDFRKGNCNRGDGCEFAHGVFECWLHPCRYRTQPCKDGGSCKRRVCFFAHSPEQLRVLSPGSGPDPFPYAQTSHFVSSPESSSPPSEPVSPMTANSLSRSLGSNSNSVNEVMASLRQLQLNRLNSMPNSSWNGVQMGSPRLGSPRRVVTRPGFMSLPATPIGDPTRPRNRCFDLWEEEPVMERVESGRGLRVKMFEKLSKENPLDGVDPDPKMNPNSGGSNPDVGWVSDLIQ, from the coding sequence ATGATCGGAAAAAGAAGTCTCCTTAATCCAACGGTTGATGTTCCACCTTGGTCATACACAGATCATGATCAAACGGCTAATAACATGCACTTCATGTTAAGCCCCAGTACAAATTCCAATTCTACCCCTAACTTCAACAACTTCACTGATCAAGAAGATAATTATTCTATGTTtcatgttgatgaatttgatgatattgaaCTTCCAGTGGACGTGTATGCATGTGATAATTTCAGGATGTATGAGTTTAAAGTCAAGAAATGTGCACGTGGCAGGTCACACGATTGGACTGAATGTCCCTTTGTTCATCCTGGTGAGAAAGCTAGAAGAAGAGACCCACGTAAGTATCACTATTCAGGTACTGCATGTCCTGATTTTCGTAAAGGTAATTGTAACAGAGGCGATGGTTGCGAGTTTGCTCATGGTGTGTTCGAGTGCTGGTTGCACCCCTGTCGTTACAGGACACAGCCTTGTAAGGATGGTGGCAGCTGTAAGAGGAGGGTTTGTTTCTTTGCTCACTCACCCGAACAGCTCCGGGTACTGAGTCCGGGTTCGGGTCCCGACCCGTTTCCGTATGCACAAACTTCGCATTTTGTTTCATCACCTGAGTCGAGTTCGCCGCCATCGGAGCCTGTGTCTCCGATGACAGCGAACTCGTTGAGTCGTTCActgggttcgaactcgaacTCAGTGAACGAGGTAATGGCTTCGCTACGTCAATTGCAGCTAAACAGGCTGAATTCCATGCCTAATTCATCATGGAATGGTGTACAAATGGGTTCTCCAAGACTCGGGTCGCCTAGGCGGGTCGTGACCCGACCCGGTTTTATGAGCTTGCCTGCAACTCCTATTGGGGATCCGACCCGACCCAGGAACAGATGTTTCGATTTGTGGGAAGAGGAACCTGTTATGGAGAGAGTTGAATCAGGGAGGGGTTTAAGGGTTAAAATGTTTGAGAAGTTGAGCAAGGAGAATCCACTTGATGGGGTTGACCCGGATCCGAAAATGAACCCGAATTCAGGTGGGTCAAACCCGGATGTTGGTTGGGTTTCGGATCTGATCCAGtaa